CTTTTTTTCTGTTTTTTGGTCTTTATATCAGTGGTGCGTTTTTGCTTTTTTGTAGCCATGCCTGATAATCCTGTAGTGAGTCTTCCCCCTGTTCAGCGGAATAACCCCCTTTGCCCTTTCGTCATTCAATTTTTACCGTTTACCCACCAGTCGCTTTTATCCTGAAACCACCATTCCGAGGAATCGGTCGCCAGGATCTCGGCGGCCAATTTTTTTGCCGTCTCCGTGTTGAGCCTTTTCAGGGCATAGCAGATCCACTCCTGGCTGTATTTGTTCCCCAGATCCCCGCATTCTTTCAACTGGAGAATCAGGGACAACTGGTCGGCGTCGTGCGCCAGAAGCGCCTCCAGGCTCTTTTTCTCATTAAATTCGCTGATGACCGCCGCCATTTCAGCGCCGAAGAACAGGGTATCGGCCAGATCCTTAACGGCTTTCTTCTCATCCA
This genomic stretch from Deltaproteobacteria bacterium harbors:
- a CDS encoding HD domain-containing protein; translation: MKDIANFLFEVGMLKKTPRSGFQFLGSGGESVAEHVSRTIFIGYTLSKLEGDVDELRLLKMCLFHDLPETRTGDMNYVNKRYVAVDEKKAVKDLADTLFFGAEMAAVISEFNEKKSLEALLAHDADQLSLILQLKECGDLGNKYSQEWICYALKRLNTETAKKLAAEILATDSSEWWFQDKSDWWVNGKN